The Agrococcus sp. SGAir0287 DNA window AGCGACTGCTGCAGCCGCGTGCGATCCGCGGGCGCGATGGCCGTGGTCGCGAGCGCGCCGAAGCCCGTCGAGATGCCGTAGTGGGGGCTCGTGTCGTCGGCGAGCGCGTCGACGATGCCGCGCGTCTCGGCGACGGCCTCGAGGGCGCTCGGATGGATGCGCACGCGTGCGCCGCGCCGTGCGACGGCGACGACGTCGGCGACGGCGAGGGGCCCTGCCCCGATGACGATCTCGACCATGCCCCCATGCAATCGACGCGCTGGCCATCGCGCAGCGGCGTGGGCGACACTGGTGTCCGAGATCTCGGACTGGAGGCGGATCCCGATGCCCGCACCTCGCATGCCGGCCGCGCGGCACGCGCTGCAGGTGCTCGCGCTGCTCTCGGAGCACCTCGGCCCCGTGCGCGCGCAGACGATCGCGCGCGACCTCGGCATCCCGCGCTCGACGACGTACGACCTCCTCGCCGTCATGCGCGAGGAGGGATTCCTCGTGCACTACCCCGAGCTCGGCGCGTGGGGGCCGAGCGCTCGCGTCGCGCGCATCGGCTCGCGCGTCGATGCCGCGACGCGCATCGAACGGCTCGGGCAGCCGCTGCTCGACCGGCTTGTGCGCGCCTCCCCCGTGCCCGCCACCGCGCATCTCGCGGTGCTCTCGGGCGTCGACGTGCGCTACGCGGGTCGCGGGTCCGCACGCCGCTCCCCCGTGACGGTCTCGAGCGTCGGCGTGCGGCTGCCCGCCGTGCGCACCGCGACGGGACGCGCGCTGCTCGCGGCCCTCGACGACGCGCAGGTGCGCGCGCTCGTGCCGCACGACGCCGACCTCGCCGGCGGCGAGCCCGCGACGCGAGCCGCGCTCGCTCGCATGCTCGCCGACGTGCGCGCGCGCGGCTGGGCGCTCGAGCGCGGCGACGTCGACCCCTCCTACGGATCCGTGGCCGCCGCGGCGATCGACGCCGTGGGCGAGCCGGTCGCGGCGGTCGGCGTCACGGTCCGGCTCGACGACGCAGACGCCGCCGAGGCATGGTCAGCCCTGCAGTCGCTCGTCGTCGACGGCGCCGCCGAGCTCAGCGCCCGGCTCGCCGCTCGCCGCTCCCAGCCCGCAGGCGGCATCCGGGCGTAGCGTCGCACCATGCGCCGCACCGCACGCGTCCCGATCGCGCTCGGCCTCGCCCTGAGCGCCATGCTCGCCGGCTGCGTCCTCACGCCGCCCCCGTCCGCGCCGCCCGCGCCGCCCGCCCCGAGCACGCCCGCGCCGACGCTGCCGACCTCGCCCTCCCCCTCGGCGGCTCCGAGCGCGAGCCCCTCCGCCGAGCCGACGGCGATCGTCGCCGACGGGTCCGGCTGCGGCCCGACCACGCTCGCCGACTTCGTCTGGCTCCACGACCCATCGACGCAGACGCCCGGCTTCATCACGCCTGCGCTGCTCGACGGCCTCTCGGCGCCGTGCGCCGTGACCCAGCCGATCCCGCTCGAGGACTACGACTACACGACGCAGTCCATCGCCTTCGTCGACGGCGGAGCCGCCTCGGCGACGACGATCGCCGAGCGCCTCGTGGCGTCCGGATGGGTGCAGGACGACCTCGCGCCGTCGTTCTACGACGCCCCGGACGGGAGCGCCGTGTCGGTGCAGGCGCTCGACGCGTGGATCGAGATCCACGGCGAGGACCTCGCCCACGAGTACGCGGAGCCGGCGCGCTGGGCCATCGTGCAGTGGTACCAGGCCTGAGCCGCGAGGCTCAGAGGGCGCATGTCAGGAAGACGCTGCACGGGTCGAGCACGTACGAGCCGAACGGCGCGCACTCCTCGAACCCGCTGCGCAGGTAGAGCGCACGCGCCGGCGCGAAGTACGGCTCGGCGCCGGTCTCGAGGCTCACGCGCGTCGCACCCGAGGCCGACGCCTGGGCGAGCGCGTGCTCGAGCAGCGCCCGGCCGAGCCCCGTGCCGCGCGCGGCGCTCGCGACGCGCATCGACTTCAGCTCGACGTGGCCGGGCTCGAGCGGCGCGAGCGCGATGGTGCCGAGCACGCCGCCGCCGTCGTCGCGCAGCACCCAGAGGCGCATGCCCGGCGCGCGGAGCGCGTCGACGTCGAGCGCATGCACCGACTCCGGCGGCGACACGCTGCGCATGTCGGCGAGGTGCTCGCCCAGGAAGGCGGCGACGTCGTCGGCGATGGAGGCGGCGATGGCGATGGCGGGCACGGATGCGACGCTACCGACGACGCGTGACGGTCGTGTGACGGCCGGCAGGCGAGGGCGCGCTCAGCCCGCGAGCACCTCGGCGAGCGTCGGTGCGTCGAGGTCCTTCTGGCT harbors:
- a CDS encoding IclR family transcriptional regulator, which gives rise to MPAPRMPAARHALQVLALLSEHLGPVRAQTIARDLGIPRSTTYDLLAVMREEGFLVHYPELGAWGPSARVARIGSRVDAATRIERLGQPLLDRLVRASPVPATAHLAVLSGVDVRYAGRGSARRSPVTVSSVGVRLPAVRTATGRALLAALDDAQVRALVPHDADLAGGEPATRAALARMLADVRARGWALERGDVDPSYGSVAAAAIDAVGEPVAAVGVTVRLDDADAAEAWSALQSLVVDGAAELSARLAARRSQPAGGIRA
- a CDS encoding GNAT family N-acetyltransferase, whose translation is MPAIAIAASIADDVAAFLGEHLADMRSVSPPESVHALDVDALRAPGMRLWVLRDDGGGVLGTIALAPLEPGHVELKSMRVASAARGTGLGRALLEHALAQASASGATRVSLETGAEPYFAPARALYLRSGFEECAPFGSYVLDPCSVFLTCAL